The genomic segment CCGCGCTTGATGCCCCAGTTGTCGTTCAGCACCTTGGCCACGGGGGCCAGACAGTTGGTGGTGCAGGAGGCGTTGGAGATGATGGCCTGACCAGCGTAGGTCTTGTCATTCACGCCAAAGACGAACATCGGGGTGTCGTCCTTGGAGGGGGCCGACATGATGACTTTCTTGGCACCGGCGGCCAGGTGCTTCTCGGCACCGGCCTTGTCCAGGAACAAGCCGGTGGATTCGACGACGATGTCGGCGCCGATTTCGTTCCACTTCAGCTCGGCAGGGTCCTTGACGGCGGTGAGGCGGATCTTCTTGCCATTGACGATCAGGGTGTTGCCCTCAACAGCGACGGTGCCCTTGAAGCGGCCATGGACGGAGTCGTACTTCAGCATATAGGCCAGGTAGTCGGGCTCCAGCAGGTCGTTGATGCCGACGATTTCGATGTCAGCGAAATTCTGCGTCGCCGCGCGGAAAACCATGCGGCCGATGCGACCGAATCCATTGATGCCGACTTTGATAGCCATGACTTTATCTCCGTAGAAAAATCGAAAATTACAGAACCGACTGCACGGTCTTCACGACGTTGTCCACCGTGAAGCCGAATTCCTTGAACAGCTGGCCGGCGGGGGCGGATTCGCCGAAGCGGTCCAGCCCCACCACCGCGCCCTCCAGTCCCACATACTTGTACCAGCCCGTAGTGACACCGGCTTCCACCGCGACGCGGACCACGCCACGGGGCAGCACGCTGTCGCGCCAGGCCTGGTCCTGGCGCTCGAACACATCGACGCAGGGCATGGACACCACCCGCACCGCCACGCCGGCCTCGGCCAGCTGGGCCTGGGCCTTCAGGGCCAGGTCCACTTCCGAGCCGGTAGCGATGATCACGGCCCTGGGGTTGGCGGCATCGGACAGCACGTAGCCGCCCCGGGCCACATTGGCCTGGACAGCGGCATCGCGCTTGACGAAGGGCAGATTCTGGCGGGACAGGGCCAGCACGGCGGGGCCGCTATTGTCGCCCTGGCGCGTCAGGGCAGCGCCCCAGGCGGCGGCGGTCTCGAAGCTGTCGCAGGGCCGCCAGACATCCAGGTTGGGGATCAGACGCATGCTGGCCACATGTTCCACCGGCTGGTGGGTGGGGCCGTCCTCACCCAGGCCGATGGAATCGTGGGTCAGCACGTAGATTACGCGCTGCTTCATCAGGGCCGACATGCGCAAGCCATTGCGCAGG from the Denitratisoma oestradiolicum genome contains:
- the gap gene encoding type I glyceraldehyde-3-phosphate dehydrogenase codes for the protein MAIKVGINGFGRIGRMVFRAATQNFADIEIVGINDLLEPDYLAYMLKYDSVHGRFKGTVAVEGNTLIVNGKKIRLTAVKDPAELKWNEIGADIVVESTGLFLDKAGAEKHLAAGAKKVIMSAPSKDDTPMFVFGVNDKTYAGQAIISNASCTTNCLAPVAKVLNDNWGIKRGLMTTVHAATATQKTVDGPSNKDWRGGRGILENIIPSSTGAAKAVGVVIPELNKKLTGMAFRVPTSDVSVVDLTVELSKEASYKDICAAMKAASEGAMKGVLGYTEDKVVATDFRGESCTSVFDAEAGIALDNTFVKVVSWYDNEWGYSNKVLEMVRVISK